From the Coffea eugenioides isolate CCC68of chromosome 1, Ceug_1.0, whole genome shotgun sequence genome, the window tttttgattttgcaaaaaatctaaaaaaaaaaaaaattgcttcatACCTCGCATTTGATAAATGCGAGGTCAGCACCTCGCATTTAACATATGCGAGATTTGAAACCTTTTAGTTTTTAGTCATATGCGAGGTCAAGCAATTAGCTTCGATCTTCGGCACCGAGAAGGACCGTGTCAACTGCCCTTTCTACTTCAAGATTGGCGCTTGGCGCTACGGCGACCGTTGCTCCCGCCTCCATAACCGTCCTACCATCTCCCCCACCCTTTTGCTGTCCAACATGTACCAGCGCCCTGACATGATCACCCCTGGAGTCGACCCCCAGGGCCAACCCATCGAACCCCGCAAGATTCAGGAGCATTTCAAGGACTTCTACGAGGACATTTTCGAGGAACTCGGCAAGTTCGACGAGATCGAGAGCCTCAACATCTGCGACAACCTCGCCGACCACATGATCAGCAACGTCTACATCCAGTTCAAGGAGGAGGACCAGGCTGCCGCCGCCCTCCAGGCTTTGCAGGGCCACTTCTACTCCGGCTGCACCATCATTGCCGACTTCTCCCCTGTCACCGACTTCCGCGAGGCCACCTACCGAAGGAGCAGTCGTGGTGGATATTGCAATTTTATGCACATCAAGATGATTGGGAGGGACCTCAGGAGGAAGCTCTTTGGGAGTCATATTCTTAAGTACCGAAGGAGCAGGAGTCGCAGTAGAAGTGCCAATCCCCATCCACACCACCATCACCGGAGGGAAAGAGAAAGGGAAAGGGACTACGATAGGAGCCGTGACAGTGAAAGGGATTATCGTGCAAGTGGTAGGAGGAGCGGAGGAGACCGGCACGCCAGGCATGAGAGCGACAGCAGCGGAGGGAGGAGAAGACATGCAGCGAGTCCCAGGCGGAGCAAAAGTCCTGTGAGGGAAGGTAGCGAGTAGCGAGGAGCGAAGAGCTAGGATTGAGCAGTGGAATCGACAGAGGAAGGAGAATTAGGAGACAATGCTAAGTGCTACACGGTttgctagaatttattaatattaaaaaactAAAAGGTTTCAAATCTCGCATATGTTAAATGCGAGGTGCTGACCTCGCATTTGTGAGATGCGAGGttcaaagcaaaaaaaaaaat encodes:
- the LOC113755244 gene encoding splicing factor U2af small subunit B-like; this translates as MYQRPDMITPGVDPQGQPIEPRKIQEHFKDFYEDIFEELGKFDEIESLNICDNLADHMISNVYIQFKEEDQAAAALQALQGHFYSGCTIIADFSPVTDFREATYRRSSRGGYCNFMHIKMIGRDLRRKLFGSHILKYRRSRSRSRSANPHPHHHHRRERERERDYDRSRDSERDYRASGRRSGGDRHARHESDSSGGRRRHAASPRRSKSPVREGSE